Proteins co-encoded in one Candidatus Nomurabacteria bacterium genomic window:
- a CDS encoding ribonuclease H-like domain-containing protein, with translation MATLIVDIETKGKDWKELPGITRAALTHRIDRTDMQPDEKRRKLDEIHLRTALSPFTASIISLAVYDVERRSGAVYFVSDTPDESFEIDGFICKQRTEKEILEDFWEGAKDYDVFVTFNGRSFTVPFIYHRSITLGVKPTADIAKQRYLTKQHMPYHIDLMDEFSFYGAMQHRPSLQLLCGAYSIENPSVLGGEEIAAAFAKERYRVIAEKNVGDVQAITKLYDKWLQYLAPTSFINSFL, from the coding sequence ATGGCTACTTTGATTGTTGACATTGAGACTAAAGGGAAAGATTGGAAGGAGTTGCCAGGAATTACGCGCGCTGCGCTCACGCACAGGATTGATCGGACAGATATGCAGCCTGACGAAAAGCGCAGAAAGCTCGACGAGATACATTTGCGTACAGCATTGTCACCCTTCACAGCATCAATTATTTCGCTTGCGGTGTATGATGTGGAGCGCAGAAGTGGTGCGGTGTACTTCGTGTCAGATACACCGGATGAGAGTTTTGAGATTGATGGTTTTATCTGCAAGCAGCGAACGGAAAAAGAAATTCTCGAGGATTTTTGGGAAGGAGCGAAAGACTACGATGTGTTTGTAACTTTCAACGGACGATCATTTACTGTCCCATTCATCTATCACCGATCAATTACGCTAGGAGTTAAACCAACTGCAGATATCGCGAAACAGCGGTATCTAACCAAGCAACATATGCCATATCATATTGATCTTATGGATGAATTCTCTTTTTATGGCGCTATGCAGCATCGACCATCACTTCAGCTTTTGTGTGGTGCGTATAGTATTGAAAATCCGAGCGTCCTTGGTGGAGAAGAAATCGCAGCTGCATTTGCCAAGGAGCGGTACCGCGTCATTGCTGAAAAAAACGTCGGTGATGTACAGGCAATAACCAAGCTCTACGATAAGTGGCTTCAGTACCTTGCTCCAACATCATTCATAAATTCATTTCTGTAG
- a CDS encoding glycoside hydrolase family 1 protein — protein sequence MSEKRFPEGFYWGAATASYQVEGDIENTDWAAAARAKRVPPCGTACDHYRRYEADFDMAKELGHTAHRFSVEWARIEPEEGKFDTDAIEHYRQVLRALKKRNITPFVTIWHFTLPLWFSETGGFERSDSPEIFARYAAFVVQELGDLCGHFSTMNEPNVFGSNGWLRGSWPPFKRFALTDLVSITNSGRTYEAQASRGLRPLLLYWRVMKHLALAHNAAYQAIKQVSPDTEVSVVKHVIVFAANWNPFNKIKAAIANYAWTSIFMSRTQRHCDSIGLNYYFYTQFGDKRHWKKTDMDWNFAPEHIYDALMMLAKYKKPLFVSEGGLADHDDSDRAEYIKKQVAATWQAIQDGADVRGHLYWSLMDNYEWALGFEKQFGLIKINYDTLEREVRPSAYVYKEIIEGNAVVE from the coding sequence ATGAGTGAAAAGCGATTTCCGGAAGGGTTTTATTGGGGGGCGGCGACTGCGTCGTATCAGGTAGAGGGAGATATTGAAAATACCGATTGGGCGGCGGCGGCACGCGCGAAGCGCGTGCCGCCCTGTGGAACGGCTTGTGACCACTATCGTCGTTACGAAGCAGATTTTGATATGGCTAAAGAACTAGGTCACACGGCGCACCGTTTTTCTGTAGAGTGGGCACGGATTGAGCCGGAAGAAGGGAAGTTTGACACTGATGCAATCGAGCATTATCGTCAGGTATTACGCGCTTTGAAAAAACGAAATATTACACCATTTGTAACCATTTGGCACTTCACACTACCGCTTTGGTTTTCAGAAACAGGTGGTTTTGAGAGGAGTGATTCACCAGAGATATTCGCGCGTTACGCAGCGTTTGTTGTACAAGAGCTGGGGGATTTGTGTGGCCATTTTTCAACCATGAATGAGCCAAATGTATTTGGTAGCAACGGCTGGCTTCGTGGGAGTTGGCCGCCGTTCAAGCGATTTGCTCTGACTGATTTAGTATCTATTACCAACTCCGGTCGTACGTATGAGGCACAGGCCAGTCGTGGACTTCGACCGCTTCTACTGTATTGGCGTGTTATGAAGCATCTGGCTTTGGCGCATAATGCAGCGTACCAGGCGATTAAACAAGTATCGCCAGACACTGAAGTGAGTGTGGTGAAGCACGTGATTGTATTCGCAGCGAACTGGAACCCGTTTAATAAAATCAAAGCGGCCATTGCCAATTACGCCTGGACAAGCATCTTTATGAGTCGCACGCAGCGTCATTGTGATTCAATTGGACTTAATTACTATTTTTACACGCAGTTTGGTGACAAGCGTCACTGGAAAAAGACTGATATGGATTGGAATTTTGCCCCAGAGCATATCTATGATGCACTCATGATGTTGGCGAAATACAAGAAGCCACTGTTTGTTTCAGAAGGTGGCTTGGCTGATCACGACGATTCCGACCGAGCTGAGTATATCAAGAAACAAGTAGCAGCTACTTGGCAAGCAATTCAAGACGGAGCAGATGTACGCGGTCATTTGTATTGGTCGCTTATGGATAATTATGAGTGGGCACTTGGGTTTGAAAAACAGTTCGGTCTAATTAAGATCAATTATGATACGCTCGAGCGAGAAGTGCGCCCTTCCGCCTACGTGTACAAAGAAATAATCGAAGGAAATGCCGTAGTAGAATAA
- a CDS encoding EamA family transporter, giving the protein MGWILLATAGQFLNAIVALFDKYIVSDEKVLPRPFVYAFYSCLVTGGWVIIFFLGWIPGLSELGVPSLENVHKPTIQVVSMAMLAAYTFFIALVSMYDALRRADASTAMPIIGAVSALSSFGLSHIFLETKLHDTFIVGVVLLSVGTLLVAQTLPRVDTVVQVFHSGLFFALHYITMKGLFIETGFDDGFFWSRIGFVIFTLSLLLVPAYFDKVRTQTKQATKKTGMIVLLAKVFAGVAAFMLLKATDLGDASVVQALGGLQYVFILLIGFLFAHWLPESATDKDTRPQTTFRRMLYVVVILVGYVVLFT; this is encoded by the coding sequence ATGGGATGGATTTTGCTTGCTACGGCTGGACAGTTCTTGAACGCGATTGTTGCTCTGTTCGATAAATATATTGTTTCTGACGAAAAGGTGTTGCCGCGACCATTTGTGTACGCTTTTTACTCATGCTTGGTTACAGGTGGTTGGGTAATCATTTTTTTCTTAGGTTGGATACCCGGGCTCTCGGAGCTCGGCGTGCCGTCTCTTGAGAACGTACATAAGCCAACGATTCAAGTGGTGAGCATGGCAATGTTGGCAGCGTACACATTTTTTATTGCACTAGTTTCGATGTACGATGCACTGCGACGAGCGGATGCTTCAACTGCCATGCCAATTATTGGGGCTGTTTCAGCTCTATCCTCGTTTGGGCTCAGCCATATTTTTTTAGAAACAAAACTGCATGACACGTTTATTGTCGGCGTCGTACTTCTTTCAGTTGGTACTTTATTGGTAGCACAGACTTTGCCGAGAGTAGACACGGTGGTGCAAGTGTTCCATAGCGGACTTTTTTTTGCGTTGCACTATATTACGATGAAGGGGCTGTTCATTGAGACTGGTTTTGATGATGGTTTTTTCTGGTCGCGTATCGGTTTTGTTATCTTTACGCTTTCTCTGCTCTTGGTGCCAGCGTATTTCGATAAGGTTCGTACCCAAACGAAACAAGCAACCAAAAAGACAGGCATGATCGTGTTATTGGCAAAAGTATTTGCTGGCGTAGCTGCATTTATGTTGCTGAAGGCGACTGACTTAGGTGATGCTTCAGTGGTGCAGGCGCTTGGTGGCTTGCAGTACGTTTTTATTTTGCTGATTGGATTTTTGTTTGCTCACTGGTTACCGGAATCCGCAACAGACAAAGACACTCGACCTCAAACCACTTTTCGTCGCATGTTGTATGTAGTGGTGATTTTGGTTGGGTATGTCGTACTTTTTACGTGA
- a CDS encoding beta-galactosidase codes for MWKKLFYVVLGLAAVTVFTLVLLAQKPTPLHITYGMSFNTPYARELGLNWRETYDAILDDLQVRHLRLAAHWPMIEPMPGVYNFEELDYQVERAEAVGAEVVLAVGRRLPRWPECHVPRWAADLERSERQAAQLRYMEQVIERYKRSPAVTVWQIENEPFLEVFAYEHCGELDVAFLEKEIALAHELDPTRLVLVTDSGNLGTWHGAYQRGDMFGTSVYVHFWNPELGQFRTILPPFAYRVKDNFMQMVYGNKPSVLIELSAEPWLLEPVVDVPLEVQFTRMNLEKFEDILTYARKTRFEQQYLWGAEWWYWLKLQGRDEMWERGKQLFMKDEQESNRI; via the coding sequence ATGTGGAAGAAACTATTTTATGTTGTACTTGGTTTGGCTGCGGTAACGGTTTTTACATTAGTGCTTTTAGCACAAAAACCCACGCCTCTACATATCACGTATGGCATGTCATTTAACACGCCATATGCACGTGAGCTTGGTCTAAACTGGCGTGAGACATACGATGCAATTCTCGATGATTTGCAAGTACGGCACTTACGGTTGGCGGCGCACTGGCCAATGATTGAGCCGATGCCTGGCGTCTACAACTTTGAGGAGCTTGACTATCAGGTAGAACGAGCTGAAGCAGTGGGGGCTGAAGTAGTGCTTGCTGTGGGGCGGCGTTTGCCTCGGTGGCCTGAGTGTCATGTTCCTAGATGGGCTGCAGACTTAGAGCGTAGCGAGCGGCAGGCGGCGCAACTGCGCTATATGGAGCAGGTTATCGAGCGGTACAAACGGAGTCCGGCAGTAACAGTGTGGCAAATAGAAAACGAACCGTTTCTTGAAGTGTTTGCGTATGAGCATTGTGGCGAGCTTGATGTAGCGTTTCTTGAAAAAGAAATTGCACTGGCGCATGAGCTGGATCCAACCCGGTTGGTTTTGGTAACCGACAGCGGTAATTTGGGTACCTGGCACGGTGCGTATCAGCGAGGTGATATGTTCGGCACGAGCGTATACGTCCACTTTTGGAATCCCGAGCTTGGTCAATTTAGGACGATTTTGCCACCGTTTGCGTATCGAGTGAAAGACAATTTTATGCAGATGGTTTATGGCAATAAGCCGAGTGTGTTGATTGAATTATCGGCAGAACCATGGCTCCTAGAGCCAGTGGTGGACGTGCCGCTTGAGGTGCAGTTTACCCGTATGAATTTGGAGAAGTTTGAAGACATTTTAACCTATGCGCGAAAAACTCGATTTGAACAGCAGTATCTTTGGGGTGCGGAGTGGTGGTATTGGCTAAAGCTGCAAGGACGAGACGAAATGTGGGAGCGCGGCAAGCAGCTGTTTATGAAAGACGAGCAGGAATCTAATCGTATATAG
- a CDS encoding trypsin-like peptidase domain-containing protein, which translates to MESGNIAKAIFVSSVTSVLVVFSALYIARVQIAQLISPAVSEPSSVSASGQDLIIDTIAAVNPAVVSVIITKDVPVYERYYESYDPWGVFGGFSIPRVRENGTEEREVGGGSGFIVSNDGLIVTNRHVVEDEAARYSVLLNDGTSYAVDVLARDPQLDIAILKINEPLQAALTYLTFGNSESLRLGEPVIAIGNALAEFRNSVSVGVVSGLSRSIMASDGMGHSEQLDEVIQTDAAINPGNSGGPLLNVAGEVIGVNVATSRGADNIGFALPAHVVRGVVESVKEYGEIVRPFLGVRYVKVTEQLATLNNLSVDYGVLVLRGESADELAVLPGSPADKAGIAENTIILEIDGEELRDMDLAAVLRQKKVGQTITLTILQDKEEKVVSVTLEKAL; encoded by the coding sequence ATGGAATCTGGAAACATCGCAAAAGCAATCTTTGTCAGTAGTGTCACGAGCGTTCTGGTAGTCTTTTCGGCTCTTTATATTGCGCGTGTTCAGATAGCGCAATTGATTAGTCCGGCTGTGTCAGAGCCATCAAGTGTGTCGGCTTCAGGCCAGGATCTAATTATCGATACAATTGCCGCCGTCAATCCGGCAGTTGTGTCAGTGATTATTACGAAAGATGTACCGGTGTATGAACGCTATTATGAATCATACGACCCTTGGGGTGTGTTTGGTGGCTTTAGTATTCCCCGGGTACGCGAAAATGGCACCGAAGAGCGAGAAGTTGGTGGTGGTTCAGGGTTTATTGTGAGCAATGACGGATTGATTGTAACTAATCGTCATGTTGTTGAAGACGAAGCTGCACGCTATTCTGTTTTGCTAAACGATGGCACGTCATATGCGGTTGATGTTCTCGCGCGTGATCCGCAGCTAGACATTGCAATTCTGAAAATCAATGAGCCTCTGCAGGCCGCGCTTACGTATCTCACGTTTGGAAATTCAGAATCATTACGGCTCGGGGAGCCGGTCATCGCGATTGGTAACGCTCTGGCTGAATTTCGAAATTCCGTCTCAGTGGGAGTAGTGTCTGGTTTGTCGCGTTCAATAATGGCCTCAGACGGCATGGGACATAGTGAACAATTAGACGAGGTGATCCAAACAGATGCTGCGATTAATCCAGGCAATTCAGGTGGTCCGCTACTAAATGTCGCGGGTGAGGTCATAGGGGTTAATGTGGCAACATCGCGAGGCGCAGATAACATTGGCTTTGCGCTGCCAGCGCATGTGGTGCGTGGAGTCGTCGAATCAGTAAAAGAGTATGGAGAGATAGTTCGCCCGTTTTTGGGTGTGAGGTATGTGAAAGTAACTGAACAGTTGGCTACGTTGAACAATCTTTCAGTTGATTATGGGGTGTTGGTACTTCGTGGCGAGAGTGCAGATGAATTGGCTGTGCTGCCGGGTTCGCCAGCGGACAAGGCTGGTATTGCAGAAAACACCATCATTTTAGAAATTGATGGTGAGGAGTTGCGTGATATGGATCTAGCGGCAGTGCTGCGTCAGAAAAAAGTGGGGCAGACAATCACACTTACAATTTTACAGGACAAAGAGGAGAAAGTCGTTTCGGTAACTCTTGAGAAGGCGTTATAA
- a CDS encoding DUF389 domain-containing protein — translation MPVLARFRALPDKDKAALVRKLVENGTPDFDYFYLIGLSTLMATLGLLLDSSSIVIGSMLIAPLMYPILGVALGLVMMGTDASLFQRAFNTLIKSLAVGLGLSVVAAFLFGNEASYTTAEVMARTSPSHLHLLVAIVAGAAVAYMLARPEWDDALPGVAIAVALVPPLATIGVGIAALSATIIKGAAMMLLLNLFGIIAVAVTIFLLMNLSEKESIAKSTVKREDEKIESENKVIAEVAQQITVNSGGDKTTIIKENIKVE, via the coding sequence ATGCCTGTATTAGCTCGATTTCGTGCCTTGCCAGATAAAGATAAGGCAGCTTTAGTTCGTAAGTTGGTGGAGAACGGCACGCCAGACTTCGATTACTTCTATTTAATTGGCCTCTCAACCCTCATGGCCACTCTTGGTCTGCTGCTTGATAGCAGCTCAATCGTGATTGGTAGCATGCTCATTGCACCGCTCATGTATCCTATTCTTGGTGTAGCGCTTGGTTTGGTAATGATGGGAACGGATGCTTCTTTGTTCCAGCGTGCTTTTAATACACTCATCAAATCACTTGCGGTCGGTTTAGGTCTCTCTGTTGTTGCTGCATTTTTATTTGGAAACGAAGCTTCGTACACTACTGCTGAAGTGATGGCTCGTACAAGTCCTAGCCATCTGCATTTACTTGTGGCTATCGTAGCTGGTGCTGCGGTGGCGTACATGCTGGCTCGACCAGAGTGGGACGATGCGCTACCAGGAGTCGCGATTGCGGTAGCTTTGGTGCCACCACTTGCAACTATCGGTGTAGGAATTGCGGCGCTAAGTGCCACCATTATTAAAGGAGCTGCTATGATGTTGTTGCTCAATCTCTTCGGCATTATCGCTGTAGCTGTGACCATCTTTTTGCTTATGAATCTGTCTGAAAAAGAGAGTATTGCCAAATCAACTGTAAAGCGCGAAGATGAAAAAATTGAAAGCGAAAACAAAGTGATTGCGGAAGTGGCGCAGCAGATTACTGTAAACAGTGGCGGAGACAAGACTACTATTATTAAAGAGAATATTAAGGTTGAATAA
- a CDS encoding HAD family phosphatase, which translates to MKPVAFFDIDGTFFRSSLLIELVEQLIEEEVFPPEAALMYETELKEWQEREGDYHAYIKAVINTFMKYIKGVHYSTFAEIGKHVVKEQSKYVYQYTRDLISDLKQQGYYVVAISQSPKTILDEFCHQYGFDKVYGRIYEIGPQDCFTGVVTDEHLIESKANIVRRVFDKNDELTRSGSIAVGDTEGDISLLESVERPICFNPNQKLHDYAKRMQWKIVVERKDVIYHL; encoded by the coding sequence ATGAAACCAGTAGCATTTTTTGACATCGACGGCACTTTTTTTCGTTCGAGCTTGCTAATCGAGTTAGTTGAACAACTGATTGAGGAAGAAGTGTTCCCGCCAGAGGCTGCTCTTATGTATGAAACGGAGCTCAAGGAGTGGCAGGAGCGAGAAGGTGACTATCATGCATACATCAAGGCGGTCATTAACACGTTTATGAAGTATATTAAGGGTGTTCATTACAGCACCTTCGCTGAAATCGGTAAACACGTTGTTAAAGAGCAGAGTAAATACGTATATCAGTATACTCGCGATCTCATTTCTGATTTAAAACAGCAAGGGTATTATGTGGTGGCAATTTCGCAATCGCCGAAAACTATTCTTGATGAATTTTGTCATCAATATGGGTTTGATAAGGTCTACGGTAGAATTTACGAGATTGGTCCACAAGATTGCTTTACCGGTGTTGTGACAGATGAGCATCTAATAGAGAGTAAGGCAAATATTGTCAGACGCGTTTTCGACAAGAACGACGAACTCACTCGCTCTGGTTCTATTGCGGTCGGTGACACCGAAGGAGACATTTCGTTGCTAGAGTCAGTTGAACGACCAATTTGTTTTAATCCAAATCAGAAGTTGCATGACTATGCAAAGCGTATGCAGTGGAAGATTGTGGTTGAGCGAAAGGATGTCATTTATCATTTATAA
- a CDS encoding PspC domain-containing protein — translation MKRKRKLERDKEKAVVSGVLAGLANYYDQDPVLFRVVAITFLILTGVFPGLIIYLAAAVVMPKRDSRQVDYEVVE, via the coding sequence ATGAAACGGAAAAGAAAGTTGGAACGTGACAAAGAAAAAGCGGTAGTGTCTGGTGTGCTGGCTGGTCTGGCTAATTACTATGATCAGGATCCGGTTTTATTTCGTGTAGTGGCAATCACTTTCTTGATTTTGACCGGTGTCTTTCCTGGATTAATCATCTACCTCGCTGCTGCAGTGGTCATGCCGAAGCGTGACAGCCGGCAGGTAGATTACGAAGTGGTGGAGTAA
- a CDS encoding deoxyribodipyrimidine photo-lyase codes for MLIDQSRTRLLNEVEAGSGPVVYWMQRDQRSVDNWALLYAKEQADARQVALHVVFNLVESYGKASFRQFAFMLRGLREVEQDLLSKNIQFALLEGAPEKTVVSYIERIDAGELVLDFNPMPLPARWKSEVLQKLKQRVTEVDAHNVVPCFAASDKQEFAAYTFRPKVHKVLRQYLTNLPKLSTHKYGEAKTTSIDWDTVIAGVSANREIGEIDWCTPGMKAATVALKGFASEKLDGYATDRNDPTKDGQSDLSPYLHFGQLSAQRVAYEVSQAYDMDKESREAYLEELVVRKELADNYCYYSKTPDKVSGAHEWAQKTIEEHKNDEREYLYTKEQFVHGKTHDEFWNAMQAQLVTTGKMHGWCRMYWAKKVLEWTRSAEEAVEIALYLNDTYSIDGNDPNGIVGVMWSICGVHDRAWPERPVFGKIRYMNFAGAKRKFKVDDYVEKWLPKESLF; via the coding sequence ATGTTGATTGACCAGTCTCGTACCAGACTTCTAAATGAAGTAGAAGCCGGGTCTGGTCCGGTAGTGTATTGGATGCAGCGCGATCAGCGCTCAGTAGATAACTGGGCGCTTTTGTATGCCAAAGAGCAAGCTGATGCCCGTCAGGTGGCACTCCATGTGGTGTTTAATCTGGTTGAGTCGTATGGTAAGGCATCGTTTCGGCAGTTTGCGTTTATGCTTCGCGGTTTGCGCGAAGTAGAACAAGATTTACTGAGTAAAAATATTCAGTTTGCCCTCCTTGAGGGAGCACCAGAAAAGACGGTTGTTTCGTACATAGAACGTATTGACGCAGGCGAATTGGTGCTTGATTTTAACCCTATGCCGCTGCCTGCGCGGTGGAAATCTGAAGTGTTACAGAAGCTTAAGCAGCGAGTCACTGAGGTAGACGCACACAACGTGGTGCCGTGTTTTGCGGCAAGTGATAAGCAAGAATTTGCTGCCTATACGTTCAGGCCAAAAGTACATAAAGTGCTGCGGCAGTACCTCACTAATCTACCAAAATTGTCTACACACAAATATGGCGAAGCAAAAACCACCAGCATTGACTGGGATACTGTGATTGCTGGAGTGTCTGCTAATCGTGAGATTGGGGAGATTGATTGGTGTACGCCAGGCATGAAAGCGGCTACGGTTGCACTGAAGGGTTTCGCCTCGGAAAAACTAGACGGGTATGCTACAGATAGAAATGATCCGACCAAGGATGGACAGTCAGATTTGTCACCGTATCTGCACTTTGGGCAACTCTCTGCTCAGCGAGTCGCATACGAAGTCAGTCAAGCCTACGACATGGATAAAGAAAGTCGTGAAGCGTACCTAGAAGAACTGGTGGTGCGCAAGGAATTAGCAGATAATTACTGCTATTACAGCAAGACGCCAGATAAGGTCTCTGGTGCTCATGAGTGGGCGCAGAAGACAATTGAGGAGCATAAAAATGACGAGCGGGAGTATTTGTACACCAAAGAGCAATTTGTGCACGGTAAGACACATGACGAGTTCTGGAATGCGATGCAGGCGCAGCTCGTGACAACTGGTAAGATGCATGGTTGGTGTCGCATGTACTGGGCAAAAAAAGTGCTTGAATGGACCAGGTCAGCTGAAGAAGCGGTTGAAATCGCGCTCTATCTTAATGACACGTACAGTATTGACGGTAATGACCCAAATGGCATTGTGGGCGTCATGTGGTCGATCTGTGGCGTGCATGACCGGGCATGGCCAGAGCGACCAGTTTTTGGCAAAATTCGCTACATGAACTTCGCTGGAGCAAAGCGAAAGTTTAAAGTCGATGACTATGTTGAAAAGTGGCTACCTAAAGAAAGCTTGTTTTGA
- a CDS encoding A/G-specific adenine glycosylase encodes MTKKEAQFVAAVWAHYEKNGRHDLPWRKAITPYKILVSELMLQQTQVDRVLPKFKLFIKTWPTVAKLAVAPQAEVLRAWQGLGYNRRAKFLHLAAKAVMEQGGTFPKGELGLRRLPGVGPYTASAIMAFAYDIPTTMIETNIRQAYLHHFYKDSVGVSDAELLFLIEQTCPTERVREWYWALMDYGSHLKRLHGNINTKSKHYTKQSTFRGSDREIRGAILRKLAEVSRLPKQQLMRQLSELDKTKIVRQLKKLAAEDLISVDQGGYFLK; translated from the coding sequence ATGACTAAAAAAGAAGCACAATTCGTTGCCGCCGTGTGGGCCCATTATGAAAAGAATGGCCGGCATGATTTGCCGTGGCGAAAGGCTATTACGCCCTACAAAATTCTAGTATCGGAGCTTATGTTGCAGCAGACGCAAGTGGATAGAGTGCTACCGAAATTTAAACTTTTCATAAAAACATGGCCAACCGTCGCTAAGCTAGCTGTGGCACCGCAAGCTGAAGTGCTGCGAGCGTGGCAAGGTCTGGGGTATAATCGCCGGGCGAAGTTTCTGCACTTGGCTGCCAAAGCAGTGATGGAGCAGGGCGGAACGTTTCCAAAAGGTGAGCTCGGCTTGCGGAGATTACCGGGCGTCGGTCCGTATACGGCGAGCGCTATTATGGCGTTTGCGTATGATATTCCGACCACCATGATAGAGACTAATATTCGTCAGGCATACCTTCACCACTTCTATAAGGATTCTGTTGGAGTGTCTGATGCTGAGCTTTTATTCCTTATTGAGCAAACCTGCCCGACTGAGCGAGTGCGAGAGTGGTATTGGGCGCTGATGGATTATGGTTCACATCTAAAGCGCTTGCATGGGAATATAAACACCAAAAGCAAGCACTACACCAAGCAGTCAACGTTTAGAGGCAGCGACCGAGAAATCCGCGGTGCGATTTTACGCAAACTAGCTGAAGTGTCTCGGCTACCAAAACAGCAGCTCATGCGGCAGTTGAGTGAATTAGACAAAACTAAGATAGTCAGGCAGCTAAAAAAGCTTGCAGCGGAAGATTTAATTTCAGTGGACCAAGGTGGGTACTTCTTGAAATAG
- a CDS encoding MFS transporter — protein MPRSSHFGAHHKRNVTRRHIIPIYAASLLLMLHSYLVAYINSSYLEQFLSTAEVGTMYTLGSALSVLIFLFVSRVLRRVGNFKLTLLLLTMDFAAVLAMAFANELKLAVPLFLIHVITVPLIIFNLDVFMEDQIDNNETTTGSKRGLLLMLGSIIGATTPLVSGILVNGNEATFEYPYLLSAVTLIPIMGILLFYFKDFSDPEYSEIDLFSSIRTFWRNANIKNVFLANFTLQMFFMMMVVYAPIYLTRDIGFSWTEFGIIMFFAQLAYVVFEYPIGLIADKYIGEKEMMGFGFLIIAIATSWMSFVTVASLLAWSIIMFISRVGASLVEVTTESYFFKQTKSSDAQIISFFRITRPLAYVLGAMLGSLALLYFPFNLVFIIFASLCIPAMFCTLNIEDSK, from the coding sequence ATGCCTCGATCTTCACACTTTGGTGCGCACCACAAACGTAACGTTACGCGCCGCCACATTATTCCGATTTACGCCGCTTCCCTGCTCCTCATGCTGCACAGCTACCTAGTAGCATACATAAACTCTTCATATCTAGAGCAGTTTCTTTCCACCGCAGAAGTTGGTACGATGTACACCCTTGGCTCGGCACTCAGCGTACTCATCTTCCTGTTCGTTTCTCGTGTACTACGGCGAGTGGGTAATTTTAAGCTTACACTACTTCTCCTAACCATGGATTTCGCGGCTGTTTTAGCAATGGCATTTGCAAATGAACTCAAGCTAGCCGTCCCTCTTTTCTTAATTCACGTTATTACTGTACCACTCATCATTTTCAATCTCGATGTCTTCATGGAAGACCAGATTGATAATAATGAAACCACCACCGGAAGCAAGCGCGGTCTACTGCTGATGCTCGGCAGTATTATTGGTGCCACAACTCCACTCGTCAGTGGTATTTTGGTAAACGGAAACGAAGCCACATTTGAGTATCCATACCTATTAAGCGCGGTCACCCTCATTCCGATTATGGGCATACTCCTCTTTTACTTCAAAGACTTCAGTGACCCAGAATACAGTGAAATTGACCTTTTCTCATCAATTAGAACGTTTTGGCGGAATGCGAATATCAAAAATGTATTCTTGGCCAACTTCACGCTTCAGATGTTTTTCATGATGATGGTAGTGTATGCGCCAATCTACCTTACTCGTGACATTGGCTTTTCATGGACTGAGTTCGGTATTATCATGTTTTTTGCGCAGCTTGCCTACGTAGTCTTCGAATATCCTATTGGCCTCATTGCAGACAAGTACATTGGTGAGAAAGAAATGATGGGCTTCGGCTTCCTTATTATTGCCATCGCCACTTCATGGATGTCATTTGTGACTGTTGCCAGCCTACTCGCTTGGTCAATTATCATGTTTATCAGTCGCGTTGGTGCCAGCTTGGTAGAAGTAACCACAGAAAGCTACTTCTTCAAACAGACAAAAAGCAGCGATGCTCAGATTATTAGCTTTTTCCGCATCACTCGGCCACTGGCATACGTTCTTGGCGCCATGCTTGGCTCACTTGCCTTACTTTATTTTCCATTTAATCTCGTCTTTATTATTTTTGCATCACTCTGCATTCCCGCCATGTTCTGCACACTCAATATTGAAGATAGTAAATAA